The DNA region attatatcagtttaaATGTAACGAGTTTTTCTATATCGgggtttaattaaatttcagtGTATTGCGAAAACATCGCATCGCCAATCATTTTTGCTAGGGCTGGGCGAACATaattatggaaattttgaaatagataaaaatttgtttgacttCACATCATAATATGATATTATGATATCATTTTGCAACGTTTTTaagcaaaaacttcaaaaatcttCGTTATGCTGATTCAGATAATTTTCGTTTTACATGCTGAACATTAATGTGTAGTTACGTTATCTGTGACTGACCCAAGAACAATGCTGCATGTTTTGCTTGATGTTAGCGGTGACATAACAAAAACATTGCTCTTGTCGGCAAATagttaaaattaattatatttatcTGATTTCCCTGTTTAATTGCATTGTAAAATGGTTTTCACATCAGTAGTAAATTTAGTACGTGCCCGAGGACCGGACGAGTTCTGGAGAAAAcgtaaaatcttcaaattggcCGCGGTAAGGCCCAACCTAGAGACCGTCACGTTGTCAATATCATTACATTAACTTATCGGAACCAACTTCCCATTCCAACAGCATTACATCGGTAGATCACGCAATTGCTATTCGATAACGATTCGCAGCGTTCACCGAGCCTTGGCTTACGCTACCAAAGGACGGGCACTCAAGAAGCAGGACATGCGAGAACTGTGGACACACCGCATCAATGCCGGCTGTGAGCAACATGGGATGCAATTTGAAGCCTTCCAGAAGGGACTGTACAGTAGCGGTATTTTGCTGAATAGGTTCGTAACAGTAGCCCTCTTTCGCTTACTGGAGCTcatctttttcttattttctcatcTTTGATAACAGAAAAGTGCTGGCCGACTTGGCCATCTGGGAGCCACGAACCTTCGAAGCGCTTGCCCGAATAAGTCAAAATGCCAGCGAAGACGAAGACTCATCTTCAAATAAGTGAACAATAAATGGAAATATCTGATAGATCAACATTAtgctttatattttttcttttttgcttcgAAATGCTCCCACTTCAcgtaatttaaatgaaaaatgtcACTTTTTCTAAAATCCTTAGAATTATTCACTTCTACCAAACCTTCGAAAGAAAGAATTTTGCTTGAATTTCATAGGATGTGATATTTGTAGAATAAATGACTAAACAAACGGTTCATTATTACGAAGCTTCTTTATGCAATCGCGCTTTCGTTGAGTAACATTATTGTTAAATGATTTTCAGGcatcaccgaaaaaaaatcgtgaaggTTTTAATGTTAGCAAACTGGGTGAGTGTTGAGTGGATTAAAGTTGAATGCTTTTTGGTGGTTATTGAAAGGAATATGTGATAAAAGTGAACTCAGTAAACTAATACGAAAAACTTGTAGCAGAGAATTATTCCATTCCCTGGGCGGCCTGCGCCGGTGTTGCGCCCGTTCCGTCGTCGTTCTTCTTTTTCGAACCGGACACAATGTCGTCGATGCGCAGCAAAAGAATCGCGGTTTCTACGGCTGTTTTGTAAACCTGCAGCTTTACGGACAGCGGCTCCCAAATGCCTTTTTCTTTCATGTCAACTATTTGTCCAGATTCGCCATCGATTCCCCAGGTGCAAGGACCGGATCCGGCCGGGTGAGAAGCATGCTTAGCCCGAAGAGCAGTTAGCGTTCGGATGGTATTAGCTCCGCAGTTTTGAGCCAACGTACGTGGAATAATCTCTAGAGCCTGAGCAACAGCACGGTACGGACcctgaatttgtttgtttgtgagaGCTTGAGAAATGGCCATTTCGACAGCGCCTCCTCCTGGCAGCAAAC from Uranotaenia lowii strain MFRU-FL unplaced genomic scaffold, ASM2978415v1 HiC_scaffold_515, whole genome shotgun sequence includes:
- the LOC129760223 gene encoding 39S ribosomal protein L20, mitochondrial, with the translated sequence MVFTSVVNLVRARGPDEFWRKRKIFKLAAHYIGRSRNCYSITIRSVHRALAYATKGRALKKQDMRELWTHRINAGCEQHGMQFEAFQKGLYSSGILLNRKVLADLAIWEPRTFEALARISQNASEDEDSSSNK